The Desulfovibrio psychrotolerans genomic interval ACCCTTGAGCACTTCCTGACCGAGACAACGTTCGCGGACACGGTCAGTGAATTGCTTCACCACCTTGAAGTTGACGTCCGCTTCCAGCAGGGCAAGGCGAACCTCGCGCAGGCCCTCCTGCACGTTTTCCTCGTTCAGGGTCTTCTGACCGCTGAACTTCTTGAAGACAGAGTTCAGTCTGTCGGAGAGAGTTTCAAACATCAGTGCTCCGCGTAAAAGACATAAGAGCAGGTTCGGTAATAGAGTCCGGCGTGAAAGTCAAGGGTCCGTTTCTGTTTGTCAAGGGGAAAGGGAGGCGTTGTTGGGGGAAAATGCACGCGCGGCAGCGGGCAGGCGGGTTGCAGCGCCAAGGCGTTTTCGGGTGCACGTGCCAAAGCGGAGCGACGCGAACCGACACAAATGTGCTCAGGAGCAGGGGTAAGGGCGGGGTGTTCTGGGCGTCCTCACGGCAGAAGGGCGCCGCGCAGAACCGCTACCCGCAGGCCCGGTGTTCGTCAAGCTGGCGGGCTATCCAAACCTTGATGATTGCCTGCCGGGTAATGCCCAGACGCTGCGCCTCGCGATCCAGTTCTTCCACCATCCATGCGGGGAAATCCACGTTCACCCT includes:
- the brnA gene encoding type II toxin-antitoxin system BrnA family antitoxin, which produces MKAHEFDNAFEEGADISAHLDLDRASRPNREIRRVNVDFPAWMVEELDREAQRLGITRQAIIKVWIARQLDEHRACG